GGTATCTTTGAGCTGATTGAAGTGGTCGGCAATGGAACATACGGTCAAGTTTATAAAGTAAGtatattaatttcattaataataGATTTGCAAGTGTTACTCTTTTATCTTATCAGGAACTTTGAAtagaaaattaatcaatttaatAGTAGAGAAAAGCTGTGTTTCTTTAAATTGTGTATATAACAactgcagcaacaacaacaacaacaataatgaagatgatgataataatggtgataataataataataacaatgataatcataataatattaataataataataatcatcattatcatcatcatcatcatcatacttgaattaataatttcatggaagatttaaaattgtattatatgaTCTAGAATTATAATAATAGGTACTTAATCACATTTAATAATCTCTGATTTTAAAAGTATAACatttagatatttatttaaattatggtAGTAGTCAGAGAAGTAATCTATGAAAATGTTAGGTAAACAGATAATTGAAAAAAGTGTGATGTGTAACTTTTTCTATATGATTAACTTCTATTTTACGTCTTATCAGTTTTATCTTATGTTTATTGTTTTTTATTGTTGTTAATACTGTTTATCATATttgatacttttatttttacacgttttACAATGTTAGTCCTTGATTATTATACGTGTAAACACATGCTTGTCGtgtattataaaatacataaaaaatatttgtatacatatatgcatagGTATACACTCGTATTAGTTAAAGTACAAGGATAAAAAGATGTCTAATCTTACCTGTAGTTGAGATTGAAGGGGACAGTGATTCACCTTGAAAAAATTCTTAGCAAAGTTGTCCTTGAATGGACAGCCATGTGTGAAAAACAGTCGTGTATATAAGCGGTCGAGAATCTCAACTGGAAGCGTGAGATATATACAGCGTGAAAAGTATAGCTTTTATAGATAAATTTGCGGATCTAATTTGATCGAAATTTGTTATGAAAAATCTGCCGACAAATTCTTTTGACTTTTCAATGGTTAGATTTGCTTTAATTTGTACGTATTTTACCTTGCAACGTTTCCTCCTTTCTGACAAAAAAGTTTTAAAGTTTTGGTCAAGTACATTGTGCTTTCTTTACTCTGTTATCCGTTATTGTATACACGGTAATGCCGCGTTATGTGTGCGGCGTATTCCATACGACACAACGCAGCGCTTAGAGGGGGATGAAGCCGCGTAAGAATCTCCACccgtgtatatgtatgtacagtATACACGTATGTATAGTAGCAGAAGGATAAAGAGGGGGAAGTGCTTTACTCTCAATAGTAATTCTATGAAATTTTGTcaaaattctaataattttgtgcAAGAAAACAAGTCTTTTATTATTGATGattctttttgaattttttcctttttttgcaattaaaagaaaagagaaataaaattgacCTTGAATTTTTAAGGTTATTATTATAATGGCGGCAATATATTTTTTAGCAAATGCAGTAGTTTATCCGAGAAAATcgtaagaaatattttgttttaatacGACTTCTGAATAATGATGGTAAAACTTTTAATTGGTATtccttttttcgaatttttaaattttatcgatatttattgaGTGAACACATATAATAGTGAATTAGATAAGTAGGCGtttcttttatatattaaaattatatattaagtGACGTAACTTCATATACTAGGATGTTATTCGAGACAAATATAAGAgtaacaattaaatattttccgatTTTAAGTAGCATGGAGTACGTGGTCTATGGTTGTATTGGCTGAAAATCAACCATTCGCAagtgtgtaattttttcttacATAAATTTCGTATACGTGATTGTTAACATTACTTTTGTGCTATGCGATGATAGATAATCAGGGGAAGCGAAGAAGAGTACGATGACCTACTGCTGATGACGACAGAGAACGAATAAAACACGCGGGCGCATAAATACGCATGATCAGtgccgtgtcttcgattttgatcgATTTTTGGATTACTAAAATTGATAATAGCGATCATCGAATTATCGAAAACAAAGCTAAATGAGAGATGACTTTAAACGAATGTAATCATTAAAAACAATTGATTTAAGTATAAAAAAGCacatattatattattgtacTAGATCTATTTTGTAATATACATTTTGAATTCATTAATATTAACGCAAGTTTTCCTCGAGCTCTTACATTGTAACGTATATTAATCAATCGGCAGAGTATTATtaactataaaaaaataaacattttcaataaaacgcTACTTTACAATATGATAATAAACGCATACTTTTGTGTCATTGGACGTTATTGGTACAGTTGCGTATAcacaatttttaatactttcgGTGCTGCGAAACCATATGCGAGTTCAACGAACTCGTTCATCGAGTGCGacaaacgcccatgggcgttcagtGAATATGCCGACTGTATGATCGCGAATGTTCCGCATACGGTGCACTGACGTGGTCATTCTTAGCTTTGGAAATATTAGTACATCTTATCTAAAGACTGTGTTGTAGTAGGTCGTTGAATTCGTCTTCAACTTTGTTACAATATCTTGTTAGTGAAATCGGATAGTCCCTTTTAAAaagtgtatactttttcccgtTATTGAAAGCAACGTAGATGTTCGTAGTGGTCAAGTTTTATGAAAAATCCTATATAAATTATAACATACACTTGCGATATTGTTTGCTACACTACGTAATTAATCGAGCACAATAAAAAAGCACGTGCAATTTTATCACTTTAACGTCATTTTATTGCTTATTATAGAGGTGTTAGTTTTACAATAAATTTACTATTAAGCCTTGCACGGAAAGTACAATAAAActttatcgaaagaaacaaatgtTGTTCTCAGCCTACaaaaaatgattgtaatagcTTGAAATAATTGctttggaatttttcgttgctaTTCCTTCTACAAAAGGTATTTTTATTACGAACAACTTGCAACGATAGGAAAATTTTTCAAGAACCACACTAAATTATAAACCATTTACATTAGAATATAGTCAAACAATTTAACTTTCACAATACGAATTATCACAGAGTTATCCCCACCATCGTTAACTGTATCTCGCTCAGCTCGGTCCTGAGTCTGTGACAATCTGAGAAACAAAACTGTATAAAGGAAATACCATCATAACGGGGAGAAGTATACACACATATTCATGCTATCTATAGAAAATTCCGATTCCGATATAGGAACTATAGGAAAAATTCGTTTCCGTATGTTCTTTGTTTATACTTTTCAATTGTACCAGAACTGGGGAGAATAATTACTAGAAATAGGCAATAGTGAATAAACATTTGAAGTTGTGATCCAAACGTTTCCAAACATTTGAGAcaatatttcgatcgaagcgATTATTAACATTTGAATCCGGTATTTTAATAACAAATGGATTGACATTCACGCACTTTAAAGCAATATTATGTTCTTTTGTCATCTAGAAGGCTTTCTCCAATGAAGAATTCCACGTTCAGTATAAGAGGAATTTTATTAGTCATACTTTCAGCACTAATATACAATAGCTAATTCCTCCGAATCGCTTACTGCAGTACTTTAACGAACGTTGTAAAACAATCAACGCGACAAGCTGTCTTATCAGTGATAATCTGATTGCCTCTACTAATACCAAAACCAAGAAGTATTTTCCAACTTATCAGAATTGATTATTTCAAGTAACACTTAGCAATCATTTAAATGTTTCTCTGAATGAATCGAGTCAGGTTTATCTACGAAatactattttcaattattttatacaccGTTATCTAGTTCGCGTGTAACATTTCGATAACCACTGggagttaaaataaaatataaaattattagtaACTTTGTCCTTCGATTCGGTGGTTTGAAAGAGGGGCGATGAGTATTATTTTAAAACTACACGCTATCGATCTCCATACTACAGGAGTTATAGAAGTTTATGTCAGGCCACGTTATTGCACGCGGTTTGTGAAAAGTGTACGGTGCTCGGCGCTTTATCGGGCGTAACTCGGGCGGTTGGCAAAGTGTTAAGGCAATTAAGCGATTCAACGGGTTTCATATCGTCGGAACACTTTCGCGAGAGAAGTAGTAGGTAGGAGAAGCCTTAAGGGAGTGGAGAATAAGGTGTGTGAAAAGAACGAGTGGGAGAAAATGAATAGATATATTATAATTGTgaggaaagagagaagaaagagtAAAGAAGTTAACCAAGAACACAGTATGGACGAGTATGTAGAAGGGATACTGTGCAAGTTTACGGGGGAGGGGTGGAGAGAAGAGAGCCTGCAAAGAGATAAGGAGTCAAGGAGAGCAGCGGTGGACGGAAGTGGACGAGATAAGCATGGAGGAGGTGAGTGTGGTGTTGAAAGGATTAAAGAGAGTAAATACTCTTGGTGTACACTGCAGATGAAGTATCGAATTGGGTATGGATATATAAGGAAAAGGAACAGAGGGATACGTAAGAATGGCGTGTGAAGAGAGAAAGCTGACCGGAAGAACGGACGGAAAGGATAATCGCATCGATTGTCGAAAAAGGATAAACGAGTAAATATGAATAGGGAAGGTGGTTGCACCACTGTCGAACGATCGTGTAAAATTTATCCATAAATTCTGAAGGGAATTGGCGAGAGAGATAGACCAGTAAGATATTACGTTACGGAATTAAGAACAGGATACGGGCAGATAAAAATGACGATAACGATAACTTGTTTCGTGTTATCTAGTAGGGCAAGGCggtgaaagaaaagaagaaaaatggttTCTGAACGGGGCAGAA
The sequence above is drawn from the Ptiloglossa arizonensis isolate GNS036 chromosome 1, iyPtiAriz1_principal, whole genome shotgun sequence genome and encodes:
- the LOC143149143 gene encoding uncharacterized protein LOC143149143, coding for MNRYIIIVRKERRKSKEVNQEHSMDEYVEGILCKFTGEGWREESLQRDKESRRAAVDGSGRDKHGGDEVSNWVWIYKEKEQRDT